A window from Physeter macrocephalus isolate SW-GA chromosome 11, ASM283717v5, whole genome shotgun sequence encodes these proteins:
- the RBM17 gene encoding splicing factor 45 has protein sequence MSLYDDLGVETSDSKTEGWSKNFKLLQSQLQVKKAALTQAKSQRTKQSTVLAPVIDLKRGGSSDERQIVDTPPHVAAGLKDPVPSGFSAGEVLIPLADEYDPMFPNDYEKVVKRQREERQRQRELERQKEIEEREKRRKDRHEASGFSRRPDPDSDEDEDYERERRKRSMGGAAIAPPTSLVEKDKELPRDFPYEEDSRPRSQSSKAAIPPPVYEEQDRPRSPTGPGNSFLANMGGTVAHKIMQKYGFREGQGLGKHEQGLSTALSVEKTSKRGGKIIVGDATEKDAAKKSDSNPLTEILKCPTKVVLLRNMVGAGEVDEDLEVETKEECEKYGKVGKCVIFEIPGAPDDEAVRIFLEFERVESAIKAVVDLNGRYFGGRVVKACFYNLDKFRVLDLAEQV, from the exons ATGTCCCTGTACGACGACCTGGGAGTGGAGACCAGTGACTCAAAAACGGAAGGCTGGTCCAAAAACTTCAAACTTCTGCAGTCTCAGCTCCAGGTGAAGAAGGCAGCTCTCACTCAGGCAAAG AGCCAGAGGACAAAACAAAGTACGGTCCTTGCCCCAGTAATCGACCTGAAGCGAGGTGGCTCTTCAGATGAGCGGCAGATCGTGGACACCCCGCCGCACGTGGCAGCGGGCCTCAAG GACCCGGTTCCCAGTGGGTTTTCTGCAGGAGAAGTTTTGATACCCCTAGCTGACGAATATGATCCCATGTTTCCTAACGATTATGAGAAAGTAGTGAAGCGCCAAAGAGAGGAGCGACAGAGACAGCGGGAGctggaaagacagaaggaaatagaagagagagaaaa GAGGCGTAAAGACAGACATGAAGCTAGTGGGTTTTCCAGGCGACCAGATCCAGATTCTGATGAAGATGAAGATTATGAgcgagagaggaggaagagaa GTATGGGCGGAGCTGCCATTGCACCACCCACTTCTCTtgtagagaaagacaaagaat TACCCCGAGACTTTCCTTATGAAGAGGATTCAAGACCTCGCTCACAGTCTTCCAAAGCTGCTATCCCTCCCCCAGTGTACGAGGAACAGGACAGACCCAGATCCCCGACTGGCCCTGGCAACTCCTTCCTCGCCAACATGGG TGGCACAGTAGCACATAAAATCATGCAGAAGTACGGCTTCCGGGAAGGCCAGGGTCTTGGGAAGCACGAGCAGGGCTTGAGCACAGCGCTGTCAGTGGAGAAGACCAGCAAGCGGGGAGGCAAGATCATCGTGGGCGACGCCACTGAGAAAG ATGCAGCCAAGAAGTCGGATTCAAATCCATTAACTGAAATACTTAAGTGTCCTACTAAAGTGGTCCTACTAAGG aaCATGGTTGGTGCAGGAGAGGTAGATGAAGACTTGGAAGTTGAAACCAAGGAAGAGTGTGAAAAATATGGCAAAGTTGGAAAATGTGTGATATTTGAA attcctGGTGCCCCTGACGATGAAGCAGTAcgaatatttttagaatttgaaaGGGTTGAATCAGCAATTAAAG cTGTTGTTGATCTGAATGGGAGGTATTTTGGTGGACGGGTGGTCAAAGCATGTTTCTACAATTTGGATAAATTCAGGGTCTTGGATTTGGCAGAACAAGTGTGA